A portion of the Streptomyces platensis genome contains these proteins:
- the rpmJ gene encoding 50S ribosomal protein L36, producing the protein MKVKPSVKKICDKCKVIRRHGRVMVICDNLRHKQRQG; encoded by the coding sequence ATGAAGGTCAAGCCGAGCGTCAAGAAGATCTGCGACAAGTGCAAGGTGATCCGCCGCCACGGCCGGGTCATGGTCATCTGCGACAACCTGCGCCACAAGCAGCGCCAGGGCTGA
- the infA gene encoding translation initiation factor IF-1 produces MAKKQGAIEIEGTVIESLPNAMFKVELQNGHKVLAHISGKMRMHYIRILPDDRVVVELSPYDLTRGRIVYRYK; encoded by the coding sequence GTGGCCAAGAAGCAAGGTGCCATCGAAATCGAGGGCACCGTGATCGAGTCCCTCCCGAACGCCATGTTCAAGGTGGAGCTCCAGAACGGTCACAAGGTCCTCGCGCACATCAGCGGAAAGATGCGGATGCACTACATCCGTATCCTCCCGGATGACCGGGTCGTCGTGGAGCTTTCTCCCTACGACCTGACGCGTGGCCGGATCGTCTACCGCTACAAGTAG
- the map gene encoding type I methionyl aminopeptidase, whose product MVEIKTPEQIAKMREAGLVVAAIHAATRKVAVPGATTKDLDDAARKVLAEHGAKSNFLGYGGFPATICTSVNDVVVHGIPDAETVLQDGDIISIDCGAIIDGWHGDAAYTAFVGSGHAPELVELSRVTEESMWAGIAAVAKGNRLVDISKAIEGYIRRQPRPAGGKYGIVEDYGGHGIGSQMHMDPHLLNYVDRKRGRGPKLVPGFCIAIEPMVNLGTAKTHVLDDDWTVKSNDGSWSSHWEHSVALTEEGPLVLTAPDGGKAKLAELGITAAPDPLA is encoded by the coding sequence ATGGTGGAGATCAAGACCCCCGAGCAGATCGCGAAGATGCGCGAGGCGGGGCTGGTGGTCGCCGCCATTCACGCGGCGACCCGGAAGGTCGCGGTGCCCGGCGCCACGACCAAGGACCTGGACGACGCGGCACGCAAGGTGCTCGCCGAACACGGTGCGAAGTCGAACTTCCTCGGTTACGGCGGCTTCCCCGCGACGATCTGCACCTCGGTGAACGACGTCGTGGTCCACGGCATCCCGGACGCCGAGACGGTGCTGCAGGACGGCGACATCATCTCCATCGACTGCGGCGCGATCATCGACGGCTGGCACGGCGACGCGGCGTACACCGCCTTCGTCGGGTCCGGTCACGCGCCGGAGCTGGTCGAGCTGAGCCGGGTCACCGAGGAATCGATGTGGGCCGGCATCGCGGCGGTCGCCAAGGGCAACCGCCTGGTCGACATTTCCAAGGCGATCGAGGGCTACATCCGCCGCCAGCCCCGCCCGGCCGGCGGTAAGTACGGCATCGTCGAGGACTACGGCGGCCACGGCATCGGCTCGCAGATGCACATGGACCCGCATCTGCTGAACTACGTCGACCGCAAGCGCGGCCGCGGCCCGAAGCTGGTGCCCGGCTTCTGCATCGCGATCGAGCCGATGGTGAACCTCGGCACGGCCAAGACCCATGTCCTCGACGACGACTGGACGGTCAAGTCGAACGACGGCAGCTGGTCCTCGCACTGGGAGCACTCGGTCGCGCTGACCGAGGAGGGCCCGCTGGTGCTGACCGCGCCGGACGGCGGCAAGGCCAAGCTCGCCGAGCTGGGGATCACCGCGGCGCCCGACCCCCTGGCATGA
- a CDS encoding adenylate kinase, with the protein MRIVLVGPPGAGKGTQAAYLAKNLAIPHISTGDLFRANISQGTPLGREAKSYMDAGNLVPDSVTIAMAEDRMEQPDAADGFLLDGFPRNLGQAKALDEYLKDKHLTLDAVLDLEVPEDEVVKRIAGRRICRNDSSHVFHAEYNKPETEGVCDVCGGELYQRDDDREETVRKRLEVYHTETEPIIDYYKAQDLVVTIPAMGKVDEVTKRAMAALPSRDA; encoded by the coding sequence ATGCGAATCGTCCTCGTCGGACCCCCGGGGGCCGGCAAGGGTACGCAGGCTGCGTACCTTGCCAAGAACCTCGCGATCCCGCACATCTCCACGGGGGACCTGTTCCGCGCCAACATCAGCCAGGGGACGCCCCTCGGCCGCGAGGCGAAGTCATACATGGACGCCGGCAATCTGGTGCCCGACTCGGTCACCATCGCGATGGCCGAGGACCGTATGGAGCAGCCCGACGCAGCCGACGGCTTCCTCCTGGACGGCTTCCCCCGCAACCTGGGCCAGGCCAAGGCGCTGGACGAGTACCTCAAGGACAAGCACCTCACGCTGGACGCCGTCCTGGACCTGGAGGTCCCCGAGGACGAGGTCGTCAAGCGGATCGCCGGCCGGCGCATCTGCCGCAACGACAGCAGCCACGTCTTCCACGCCGAGTACAACAAGCCGGAGACCGAGGGCGTCTGTGACGTCTGCGGCGGCGAGCTGTACCAGCGGGACGACGACCGCGAGGAGACCGTCCGCAAGCGGCTGGAGGTCTACCACACGGAGACCGAGCCGATCATCGACTACTACAAGGCCCAGGACCTGGTCGTCACCATCCCGGCCATGGGCAAGGTCGACGAAGTCACCAAGCGCGCGATGGCGGCCCTGCCGTCCCGGGACGCGTAG
- the secY gene encoding preprotein translocase subunit SecY, whose product MLTAFARAFKTPDLRKKLLFTLGIIVLYRIGAHVPVPGVNYANVETCMKQAGGNSGLFALVNMFSGGALLQITIFALGIMPYITASIILQLLTVVIPRLEALKKEGQSGQAKITQYTRYLTVALAILQGTGLVATARSGALFQNCQVAREIVPSDSIFTTITMVITMTAGTGLIMWLGELVTDRGIGNGMSILMFISIAAGFPGALWQIKLTGKLADGWIEFFAVIAVGLAMVALVVFVEQAQRRIPVQYAKRMIGRRSYGGTSTYIPLKVNQAGVIPVIFASSLLYIPALIAQFSGSKAAWATWIATNFTKGNHPVYIVTYFLLIVFFAFFYVAISFNPEEVADNMKKYGGFIPGIRAGRPTAEYLSYVLNRITWPGSLYLGLIALVPTVALVLFNANQNFPFGGTSILIIVGVGLETVKQIESQLQQRNYEGFLR is encoded by the coding sequence GTGCTCACCGCGTTCGCCCGAGCGTTCAAGACGCCCGACCTGCGCAAGAAGCTGCTGTTCACATTGGGCATCATCGTGCTCTACCGGATCGGCGCGCATGTCCCGGTCCCCGGGGTGAATTACGCGAACGTCGAGACCTGCATGAAGCAGGCCGGCGGTAACAGCGGGTTGTTCGCCCTGGTGAACATGTTCAGCGGTGGTGCGCTGCTGCAGATCACGATCTTCGCGCTGGGGATCATGCCGTACATCACGGCGAGCATCATCCTCCAGCTGCTGACCGTCGTGATCCCCCGGCTGGAGGCCCTCAAGAAAGAGGGACAGTCCGGCCAGGCCAAGATCACCCAGTACACGCGCTATCTGACCGTGGCGCTCGCGATCCTCCAGGGCACCGGCCTGGTGGCCACCGCCCGCAGCGGTGCGCTCTTCCAGAACTGCCAGGTCGCCAGGGAGATCGTGCCCAGCGACTCGATCTTCACCACCATCACGATGGTCATCACGATGACCGCCGGCACCGGCCTGATCATGTGGCTCGGCGAGCTGGTCACCGACCGCGGTATCGGCAACGGCATGTCGATCCTGATGTTCATCTCGATCGCCGCCGGCTTCCCGGGCGCGCTGTGGCAGATCAAGCTCACCGGCAAGCTGGCCGACGGCTGGATCGAGTTCTTCGCGGTGATCGCGGTGGGCCTGGCGATGGTCGCCCTGGTGGTCTTCGTCGAGCAGGCTCAGCGGCGGATCCCGGTGCAGTACGCGAAGCGGATGATCGGCCGCCGGTCCTACGGCGGTACGTCCACTTACATCCCGCTCAAGGTGAATCAGGCAGGTGTGATTCCTGTCATCTTCGCGTCATCGCTGCTCTACATTCCAGCCCTCATCGCACAGTTCAGCGGGTCGAAGGCGGCATGGGCGACGTGGATCGCCACCAACTTCACCAAGGGAAATCACCCGGTTTACATCGTTACGTACTTCCTGCTGATCGTGTTTTTCGCCTTCTTCTACGTGGCCATCAGCTTCAACCCCGAAGAAGTTGCCGACAACATGAAGAAGTATGGTGGCTTCATCCCGGGTATCCGGGCTGGTCGCCCGACGGCCGAGTACCTCAGCTACGTGCTCAACCGGATCACGTGGCCGGGCTCGCTGTACCTGGGGCTGATCGCGCTCGTACCAACAGTGGCGTTGGTGCTTTTCAACGCGAACCAGAACTTCCCGTTCGGCGGGACAAGCATCCTGATCATCGTGGGTGTGGGTCTGGAGACCGTGAAGCAGATCGAGAGCCAGCTTCAGCAGCGCAACTACGAAGGGTTCCTCCGCTGA
- the rplO gene encoding 50S ribosomal protein L15: MAENNPLKVHNLRPAPGAKTAKTRVGRGEASKGKTAGRGTKGTKARYQVPERFEGGQMPLHMRLPKLKGFKNPAHKQFQVVNLAKLAELYPQGGEVTVADLVAKGAVRKNELVKVLGQGEISVAIQVSVDAVSGSAKEKIAAAGGTVTELI; encoded by the coding sequence ATGGCGGAGAACAACCCGCTGAAGGTCCACAACCTCCGGCCCGCCCCGGGCGCCAAGACCGCCAAGACCCGTGTGGGTCGTGGTGAGGCGTCCAAGGGTAAGACCGCTGGTCGTGGTACCAAGGGCACGAAGGCCCGTTACCAGGTTCCGGAGCGCTTCGAGGGTGGGCAGATGCCCCTCCACATGCGCCTCCCGAAGCTGAAGGGCTTCAAGAACCCCGCTCACAAGCAGTTCCAGGTCGTGAACCTGGCCAAGCTGGCCGAGCTCTACCCGCAGGGTGGCGAGGTCACGGTGGCCGATCTGGTCGCCAAGGGCGCGGTGCGCAAGAACGAGCTCGTCAAGGTCCTGGGCCAGGGCGAGATCTCCGTGGCGATTCAGGTTTCGGTTGACGCCGTTTCCGGGTCCGCCAAGGAGAAGATCGCCGCTGCCGGCGGCACCGTCACCGAGCTCATCTGA
- the rpmD gene encoding 50S ribosomal protein L30: MAHLKITQTKSFIGSKQNHRDTLRSLGLKRLNDVVVKEDRPEFRGMVHTVRHLVTVEEVD, translated from the coding sequence ATGGCGCACCTCAAGATCACGCAGACGAAGTCCTTCATCGGTAGCAAGCAGAACCACCGCGACACCCTCCGTTCGCTGGGCCTCAAGCGGCTCAACGACGTGGTTGTCAAGGAGGACCGTCCCGAGTTCCGCGGCATGGTGCACACCGTCCGCCACCTCGTGACGGTTGAGGAGGTCGACTGA
- the rpsE gene encoding 30S ribosomal protein S5 yields MAGPQRRGSGAGGGERRDRKGRDGGAAAEKTAYVERVVAINRVAKVVKGGRRFSFTALVVVGDGDGTVGVGYGKAKEVPAAIAKGVEEAKKNFFKVPRIQGTIPHPIQGEKAAGVVLLKPASPGTGVIAGGPVRAVLECAGIHDVLSKSLGSSNPINIVHATVTALQGLQRPEEIAARRGLPLEDVAPAALLRARAGVTA; encoded by the coding sequence GCCGCGGGAGCGGTGCCGGTGGCGGCGAGCGGCGGGACCGGAAGGGTCGCGACGGTGGCGCTGCCGCCGAGAAGACCGCATACGTTGAGCGCGTTGTCGCGATCAACCGTGTCGCCAAGGTTGTCAAGGGTGGCCGTCGCTTCAGCTTCACCGCGCTGGTCGTGGTGGGCGATGGTGACGGCACCGTAGGTGTCGGTTACGGCAAGGCCAAGGAAGTTCCGGCTGCCATCGCCAAGGGCGTGGAAGAGGCCAAGAAGAACTTCTTCAAGGTCCCCCGTATCCAGGGCACCATCCCTCACCCCATCCAGGGCGAGAAGGCTGCGGGCGTCGTCCTGCTCAAGCCGGCTTCCCCCGGTACCGGTGTGATCGCCGGTGGCCCCGTGCGTGCCGTTCTGGAGTGCGCGGGCATCCACGACGTGCTGAGCAAGTCGCTCGGTTCGTCGAACCCGATCAACATCGTGCACGCCACGGTGACCGCGCTTCAGGGCCTTCAGCGCCCCGAGGAGATCGCGGCCCGTCGTGGCCTGCCGCTGGAGGACGTTGCTCCCGCCGCTCTGCTGCGGGCGCGTGCCGGGGTGACCGCGTAA